A genomic segment from Aegilops tauschii subsp. strangulata cultivar AL8/78 chromosome 1, Aet v6.0, whole genome shotgun sequence encodes:
- the LOC109764000 gene encoding coilin — MATPPAPSPSPVRLRLVFDKTRLLRRAQRDLRRCWLLLRPELATVADLSAHVAARFRLHRSCPGGVVLTMDGFALPPFESTCIFRDKDIIRVQQKACKRMVHHDDVHCIEDPEKVEMRPLQTDDKILAIEYQIDSSKHQEEDVHCDHQPEENVTSNHNLENGHTSSKRKRKDEDAKIPESSRRKKQKKVKHIGCSKVDDICQDQGSHGSKESKPSTIGIEEKKADIQTECTIELDGKQKPDRCNKTELSCETEVAGQTTQIPKTSRSARRKKIKRQLRKQEKEKLKENVDCQESANAADCPSSSNHNDLPCPSSNENGPHLSHEAEEEESDASEDIVPVVVRPGHIRFEPAGEPNTSSAKEAQANFTWGGTMSKKKGQKWGMNNSNKKSADTGNLGKIVGSNTEVNHLVVDSRDEENVFSGASNQKVNEINHDLLAKEKSVAEEGKSTSEPLDFEALYPLTRLPVEGDLIAYRLVTLSSSWCPEISSYRVGKVLVYDLISSRIILLPVPEHPIITEEITCEDESDTMMVDTSPYKEDGSLEIEYPNLLDVRLVKGSEPVSADLSTPIRETGKEGKSPVGEPVALDENKGKVHSQNGTSVPALDKNKGKVHSQNGTSVPDGSKGPEAPPCPEAPPENTRDKAWEASSEVPNGKPDDEAEGNNGWGAWKQNASTSAWSYRAQRSTALGPTLALLRGNNGRGGGRGGGRGGGRGGKPNNRKYGK, encoded by the exons ATGGCGACGCCGCCGGCGCCATCGCCGTCGCCGGTCAGGCTCCGGCTCGTGTTCGACAAGACCCGCCTCCTCCGGCGGGCGCAGAGGGACCTCCGGCGCTGCTGGCTCCTCCTCCGGCCCGAGCTCGCCACCGTCGCCGACCTCTCCGCCCACGTGGCCGCCCGCTTCCGCCTCCACCGCTCCTGCCCCGGCGGCGTCGTCTTGACG ATGGATGGATTTGCCTTGCCGCCTTTCGAGTCGACCTGTATCTTCAGGGACAAGGATATCATAAG GGTTCAACAGAAAGCTTGCAAGAGAATGGTACACCATGACGATGTACACTGTATTGAAGATCCCGAGAAAGTAGAAATGCGGCCGCTTCAGACTGATGATAAAATCCTTGCAATTGAGTATCAAATTGACTCTAGTAAGCACCAAGAAGAAGATGTGCATTGTGATCATCAGCCTGAAGAAAATGTAACATCCAACCACAATCTAGAAAATGGGCATACAAGCTCCAAGAGGAAACGGAAAGATGAAGATGCAAAAATACCTGAGAGCTCAAG GAGAAAGAAACAGAAGAAGGTAAAACACATCGGGTGCAGCAAGGTAGATGATATTTGCCAAGATCAGGGTTCTCATGGTTCCAAAGAGTCGAAGCCGTCCACCATTGGTATTGAAGAAAAGAAGGCTGATATTCAAACTGAATGTACTATTGAGTTGGATGGAAAGCAAAAACCTGACAG GTGCAATAAGACCGAGTTGAGTTGCGAAACTGAGGTGGCTGGGCAGACAACTCAAATTCCTAAAACG AGTCGAAGTGCTCGTCGTAAGAAAATCAAAAGGCAACTTAGGAAGCAAGAGAAAGAAAAGCTGAAAGAG AATGTGGACTGCCAGGAATCAGCCAATGCTGCTGACTGTCCATCCTCAAGCAATCACAATGATCTTCCTTGCCCGTCAAGCAATGAGAATGGCCCTCACTTGAGCCAtgaagcagaggaggaagaatcTGATGCATCAGAAGATATTGTTCCAGTTGTGGTTCGTCCTGGTCACATTCGCTTTGAGCCAGCAG GTGAACCAAATACGTCATCAGCGAAGGAAGCACAG GCAAATTTCACGTGGGGTGGAACCATGAGCAAAAAGAAGGGACAGAAGTGGGGAATGAACAACTCAAACAAGAAAAGTGCTGATACCGGCAATCTTGGGAAAATAGTTGGAAGTAATACTGAAGTTAACCATCTTGTGGTAGATAGTAGGGATGAGGAAAATGTTTTTTCTGGGGCCAGTAATCAAAAGGTCAATGAGATCAATCATGATCTGTTAGCAAAGGAAAAATCTGTTGCTGAGGAAGGGAAGTCTACCAGCGAACCTTTGGACTTTGAAGCTCTGTACCCCCTAACACGTCTTCCAGTG GAGGGAGATCTGATTGCTTATCGATTGGTTACGCTGTCTTCCTCGTGGTGTCCGGAGATTTCTTCGTATCGG GTTGGTAAAGTTCTTGTGTATGATCTGATATCATCGCGCATCATTCTGTTACCTGTTCCGGAGCATCCAATCATCACGGAGGAAATTACATGCGAGGACGAGTCAGATACTATGATGGTGGATACGTCACCCTACAAGGAAGATGGCTCCTTGGAG ATCGAGTACCCCAACCTTCTCGATGTAAGACTAGTGAAGGGCAGCGAGCCGGTATCCGCAGACCTTAGCACTCCCATTAGAGAAACAGGGAAGGAAGGCAAATCACCGGTCGGAGAACCAGTCGCCTTGGACGAAAACAAGGGCAAAGTTCATAGCCAGAATGGAACCTCGGTGCCAGCCTTGGACAAAAACAAGGGCAAAGTTCATAGCCAGAATGGAACCTCGGTGCCAGATGGCAGTAAAGGCCCAGAAGCGCCACCATGCCCAGAAGCGCCGCCAG AAAACACGCGTGATAAGGCCTGGGAGGCAAGCAGCGAGGTCCCAAACGGCAAGCCTGATGATGAAGCCGAGGGGAACAATGGGTGGGGAGCTTGGAAACAGAACGCCAGCACCTCGGCGTGGTCGTATAGAGCGCAGAGAAGCACCGCCCTTGGTCCGACCCTTGCGCTTCTGAGAGGCAACAATGGCAGAGGAGGTGGCAGGGGAGGCGGTAGGGGAGGCGGCAGGGGAGGCAAACCCAACAACCGGAAGTACGGCAAGTGA
- the LOC109764004 gene encoding ethylene-response factor C3-like, with product MADPSSTCTPSSSSTSPRLTTGVVNFLARRAMTTHHRAAAAAAAAFPLHSPGSSTGSADSVPSTWSTCQHHAPATPPPLPFDTSDADEKLLLSMLSRHQGASAHGAAVEPLKQEATDAAVDAGRAFRGVRKRPWGKFAAEIRDSTRNGVRVWLGTFESPEAAALAYDQAAFAMRGGAAVLNFPADQVRRSLEGAGEDVRGRAHGVSPVLALKRRHSMRSRKATASSPCRKIAKSARGRPEGVAMELEDLGAEYLEELLGAADGMTASASGSWRSSNHSI from the coding sequence ATGGCCGATCCAAGCAGCACGTGcacgccttcttcttcttccacgtCGCCGCGGCTCACCACCGGCGTCGTCAACTTCTTGGCGCGCCGTGCCATGACCACGCACCACCgagcagcagcggcggcagcagcagcatttCCCCTCCACTCGCCGGGCTCCTCCACCGGCTCCGCCGACTCCGTGCCGTCTACGTGGAGCACCTGCCAGCACCACGCCCCGGCCACGCCGCCTCCGCTGCCGTTCGACACCAGCGACGCCGACGAGAAGCTCCTGCTCAGCATGCTCTCCCGGCACCAGGGCGCCTCCGCGCACGGGGCAGCGGTGGAGCCGCTGAAGCAGGAGGCCACCGACGCCGCGGTGGACGCCGGGCGCGCGTTCCGCGGCGTGCGGAAGCGGCCATGGGGCAAGTTCGCGGCGGAGATCCGGGACTCGACGCGGAACGGGGTcagggtgtggctgggcacgttCGAGAGcccggaggcggcggcgctcgccTACGACCAGGCGGCCTTCGCCATGcgcggcggcgccgccgtcctCAACTTCCCCGCCGACCAGGTCCGCCGCTCGCTCGAGGGCGCGGGGGAAGACGTGCGCGGCCGCGCCCACGGGGTGTCGCCCGTGCTGGCGCTCAAGCGGCGGCACTCCATGCGGAGCCGAAAGGCCACGGCGTCGTCGCCGTGCCGCAAAATAGCCAAGTCCGCCCGTGGGCGGCCGGAGGGCGTGGCGATGGAGCTGGAGGACCTTGGCGCGGAGTACCTCGAGGAACTGCTCGGCGCCGCCGACGGCATGACGGCCTCGGCCTCCGGTTCATGGCGCTCGAGCAATCATTCCATCTGA